A single window of Flavobacterium aestivum DNA harbors:
- the msrB gene encoding peptide-methionine (R)-S-oxide reductase MsrB: MNYPFVKSEKEWEEILGSERFKILRQKGTEYPHTGKYNLHYENGTYCCGGCGTSLFESDSKFDAHCGWPSFDKSIPGKVEYIVDNTHGMKRTEIVCANCGGHLGHVFEDGPTKTGQRYCVNSLSIDFKEK; encoded by the coding sequence ATGAATTATCCTTTTGTGAAATCCGAAAAAGAATGGGAAGAAATACTGGGCTCTGAGCGATTCAAAATACTTCGTCAAAAAGGTACTGAATATCCACATACAGGAAAGTATAATTTGCATTACGAAAATGGAACGTATTGTTGTGGTGGATGTGGAACTTCCCTATTCGAAAGCGATTCTAAGTTTGATGCACACTGTGGGTGGCCTTCATTTGATAAGTCTATTCCCGGAAAAGTAGAATATATTGTAGATAATACTCACGGAATGAAACGAACCGAAATAGTTTGCGCAAATTGTGGCGGACATTTGGGTCATGTTTTTGAAGATGGTCCAACCAAAACTGGGCAACGATACTGTGTCAATTCTTTATCAATCGATTTTAAAGAAAAATAA
- a CDS encoding M48 family metallopeptidase, which yields MKKYLLIGVGVIGLIYSCATNPITGKKELNFVSNSELFPSSFQQYGTFLKENKIITGTADAQSVEVVGSKIRRAAEKYLAYLGQSAYLNGYQWEYKLVEGKEINAWCMPGGKIVVYSGILPVTKNEAGLATVLGHEVSHALANHGAQRMSATQLQELGAIGVAAATGKQSAETQQMWQQYYGIGSQVGVMLPFSRSHESEADKIGLTLMTIAGYNPDEAIVFWQRMAAQSAGQSPPEFLSTHPSDATRMANLQALIPEARATAAKVNAVYK from the coding sequence ATGAAAAAGTATTTATTAATAGGAGTAGGTGTAATTGGTTTAATTTATTCTTGTGCAACTAATCCTATCACAGGAAAAAAAGAGCTTAATTTTGTTTCAAACAGTGAATTATTTCCATCATCATTTCAACAATACGGAACTTTTTTGAAGGAAAATAAAATAATCACAGGAACTGCAGATGCCCAAAGTGTAGAAGTAGTTGGATCAAAAATTAGAAGGGCTGCTGAAAAATATTTAGCCTATCTAGGACAATCCGCATATTTGAATGGATATCAATGGGAGTATAAATTAGTTGAAGGTAAGGAAATTAATGCATGGTGTATGCCGGGAGGAAAAATCGTTGTTTATTCAGGAATTTTGCCTGTAACTAAAAATGAAGCTGGTCTGGCAACAGTTTTGGGTCATGAAGTTTCACATGCTTTGGCAAACCATGGAGCGCAAAGAATGAGTGCCACTCAATTGCAAGAATTGGGTGCAATAGGAGTAGCTGCAGCAACTGGTAAACAAAGTGCCGAAACACAACAAATGTGGCAACAATACTATGGTATAGGCTCTCAAGTAGGAGTAATGCTTCCATTTAGCAGAAGTCATGAAAGTGAAGCTGATAAAATAGGACTTACTTTAATGACAATAGCAGGTTATAATCCGGATGAAGCTATTGTTTTTTGGCAAAGAATGGCAGCCCAATCAGCGGGACAATCACCACCGGAATTTCTTAGTACACATCCATCTGATGCCACTAGAATGGCAAATCTACAGGCATTGATTCCTGAAGCTAGAGCAACAGCAGCGAAAGTGAATGCTGTATATAAATAA
- a CDS encoding alpha/beta hydrolase, with amino-acid sequence MAIKPSNHTKPLEIPRFIILTSKFIAFLSTKWVTVFVFKLFTKPIRHKSPKREIEMDQKSIQTSIIIPAINKEIVVYQYGVSEKKVLLVHGWSGRGTQLCKIADELLKSGYSTISFDAPAHGKSPGNSSIMVDFIDSILELDKLYGPFEIAIGHSLGGMSVLNAIAKGFTVNRTVVIGSGDVVQDIIDDFIKKLELKPEISTQLRLYIENKYGGTMNDYSAYRAAAKTDIPTLVIHDENDPEVSVKAGIHIHKHLKNGELMITKHLGHRKILADNHVIEKIINFIKK; translated from the coding sequence ATGGCAATAAAACCTTCTAATCACACTAAACCATTAGAAATTCCTAGATTTATAATACTTACAAGTAAGTTTATCGCTTTTTTATCTACTAAATGGGTTACAGTTTTTGTCTTCAAACTATTTACAAAACCAATACGCCATAAGAGTCCTAAACGAGAAATCGAGATGGATCAAAAAAGTATTCAAACCTCAATTATCATCCCTGCCATAAATAAAGAAATAGTGGTTTACCAATACGGTGTAAGCGAAAAAAAAGTTTTACTGGTTCATGGTTGGTCCGGAAGAGGTACTCAATTATGCAAAATAGCCGATGAACTTTTAAAATCAGGCTATTCAACCATTAGCTTTGATGCTCCTGCTCACGGAAAATCCCCAGGGAATTCATCAATTATGGTCGATTTTATTGATTCAATTCTTGAACTTGATAAACTATATGGTCCATTTGAAATCGCAATTGGGCATTCCTTAGGAGGCATGTCTGTTCTAAATGCAATAGCAAAAGGCTTCACGGTCAATCGTACAGTTGTCATAGGAAGCGGAGACGTTGTACAAGATATAATTGATGACTTCATCAAAAAATTAGAATTAAAGCCAGAAATAAGTACTCAATTGCGTTTGTACATAGAGAACAAATATGGCGGAACAATGAACGATTATAGTGCTTACAGAGCTGCCGCTAAAACTGATATCCCAACTTTAGTAATACATGATGAAAATGATCCTGAAGTTTCTGTAAAAGCAGGAATCCATATCCATAAGCATCTTAAAAATGGAGAATTAATGATTACAAAACACTTAGGACACCGAAAAATCCTTGCAGATAATCATGTAATTGAAAAAATCATTAATTTTATTAAAAAATAA
- a CDS encoding MFS transporter, whose protein sequence is MADLAKGSKKLLNAWAFYDWANSVYPLVISSAIFPIFYESLFSDRDHYIFVFGMNLKNSALISFVTAAAFLMVAIFSPLLSGIADYVGNKKSFMKFFCYTGALSCIGLNWFSLENIYVGLFFYFFGLIGFWGSLVFYNSYLPDIAFTEQQDAVSAKGYSLGYIGSVILLIVNLGMVLMPDTFGITGSTKGEAAMKAMKYSFVMVGIWWILFSQYTYYFLPKGNKNTNRKVTKAVVFNGFNELKKVWRLLEENIPLKRYLTSFFVYSMAVQTVMLIATYFGSQEIAWESKSQSQTGLIICILLIQIVAVVGAILTSKASEKYGNIPTLIVINCFWMILCSAAYFIVTPNQFYIMAALVGLVMGGIQALSRSTYSKLLPETEDTASFFSFYDVTEKIGIVIGMCVYGAIDQITGSPRLAIVFLAVFFAIGIFLLNRVPKKRGFEVKPLNDVSSN, encoded by the coding sequence ATGGCAGATTTAGCAAAAGGAAGTAAGAAGCTATTAAACGCTTGGGCATTTTATGATTGGGCAAATTCAGTTTACCCATTAGTGATATCCTCAGCAATATTTCCAATTTTCTATGAATCTTTATTTTCGGATAGAGACCATTACATTTTTGTTTTTGGCATGAACCTAAAAAATTCAGCTTTAATTAGTTTTGTTACAGCCGCTGCCTTTTTGATGGTTGCTATTTTTTCACCATTATTATCTGGAATCGCTGATTATGTAGGAAATAAAAAATCCTTTATGAAATTCTTCTGTTATACAGGAGCTCTTTCATGCATTGGTTTGAATTGGTTTAGTTTAGAGAACATCTATGTTGGATTATTTTTTTACTTTTTCGGTTTAATAGGTTTTTGGGGAAGTTTGGTGTTCTATAATTCTTATTTGCCTGATATTGCTTTTACAGAGCAACAAGATGCTGTAAGTGCCAAAGGATATTCTCTTGGATACATTGGGAGTGTGATTTTGCTAATAGTAAATCTTGGTATGGTATTGATGCCCGATACTTTTGGAATAACAGGAAGCACTAAAGGAGAAGCAGCTATGAAAGCAATGAAATATTCCTTTGTCATGGTTGGAATTTGGTGGATTCTATTTAGTCAATATACCTATTATTTCTTGCCAAAAGGAAATAAAAACACAAACCGAAAAGTGACCAAAGCTGTTGTGTTTAATGGTTTTAATGAATTAAAAAAGGTTTGGAGATTATTAGAAGAGAACATTCCATTAAAAAGATATTTGACAAGCTTTTTTGTTTACAGCATGGCTGTTCAAACCGTAATGCTTATTGCTACATATTTTGGATCACAAGAAATTGCTTGGGAGTCAAAAAGTCAAAGTCAAACGGGATTAATCATCTGTATTTTATTAATTCAAATAGTGGCAGTTGTAGGTGCAATTTTGACATCAAAAGCTTCAGAAAAATATGGGAATATTCCAACTCTTATTGTTATCAATTGTTTTTGGATGATACTCTGTTCTGCGGCTTATTTTATTGTAACTCCAAATCAATTTTATATAATGGCCGCATTAGTTGGGCTAGTTATGGGAGGAATTCAGGCATTATCCCGTTCAACCTATTCTAAACTGTTGCCTGAAACAGAAGATACAGCTTCCTTTTTTAGTTTTTATGATGTTACCGAAAAGATTGGAATTGTAATTGGGATGTGCGTATATGGTGCTATTGATCAAATCACCGGAAGTCCAAGATTGGCAATTGTATTTTTGGCTGTATTCTTTGCAATTGGTATTTTTTTATTGAATAGGGTTCCAAAAAAAAGAGGCTTTGAAGTAAAGCCCCTTAATGATGTGTCAAGTAATTAG
- a CDS encoding anti-sigma factor gives MKNENEKLDQLFENLENQWDIHEMDSQHSNRFSEKLALKKRKKNFGYIYAIAASVVVMLGIALLYTNNDKPKELKFASKETKQTDSIFTVLIEHQLEQVKAKKSPENEKIINDALQQMKSLDSDYEKIKHELEVNGESKPIIYAMISNLQTRISFLQNVLKHIDETEKLKNLNDEKTI, from the coding sequence ATGAAAAATGAAAATGAAAAGTTAGATCAATTATTTGAAAATTTAGAAAACCAATGGGACATTCATGAAATGGATAGTCAACATAGTAATCGATTTTCAGAAAAATTGGCTCTTAAAAAACGAAAAAAGAATTTTGGTTACATCTATGCCATAGCTGCATCTGTAGTTGTCATGCTTGGAATTGCATTGCTTTATACCAATAATGACAAACCCAAAGAATTAAAATTTGCTTCTAAAGAGACCAAGCAAACCGACTCTATTTTTACCGTTTTGATTGAACATCAATTAGAACAAGTTAAAGCTAAAAAATCACCAGAAAACGAAAAAATCATAAATGATGCATTGCAGCAGATGAAATCGTTAGATAGTGATTATGAAAAAATCAAGCACGAATTGGAAGTTAATGGTGAAAGCAAACCAATTATTTATGCTATGATTAGCAATCTTCAAACCCGAATTTCATTTTTGCAAAATGTTTTAAAGCATATTGACGAAACAGAAAAACTTAAAAACTTAAACGATGAAAAAACAATTTAA
- a CDS encoding RNA polymerase sigma factor: MSLTNQNIEELITLCKENNQKAQFEIYNRYCKAMYNVAYRIVKDEHFAEDVMQEGFLKAFTKINDFKQEVAFGAWLKRIIVNYSIDFYKKNNPFKTEDFEKSLYKLEESENDWGEKLDFNDLKVKQVLDAIQSLKYNYSMVLTLFYIEGYDQEEISEILKISYANCRTTLSRAKENLRKKLNEI, encoded by the coding sequence TTGAGCTTAACCAACCAAAATATCGAAGAATTAATTACGCTTTGCAAAGAGAATAATCAGAAAGCACAATTTGAGATTTATAATCGCTATTGCAAGGCGATGTATAATGTGGCCTATCGAATTGTGAAAGACGAACATTTTGCCGAAGATGTCATGCAAGAAGGTTTCTTGAAAGCATTTACCAAAATAAATGATTTCAAGCAAGAAGTAGCTTTTGGAGCTTGGCTGAAACGGATAATTGTAAATTATAGCATAGATTTTTATAAAAAAAACAATCCATTTAAAACAGAAGATTTTGAAAAATCACTTTATAAACTAGAAGAATCAGAAAATGATTGGGGAGAAAAATTAGATTTTAATGATCTAAAAGTCAAACAGGTTTTAGACGCCATTCAGTCCTTGAAATACAATTACAGCATGGTTCTAACCTTATTCTATATTGAAGGTTATGACCAAGAAGAAATAAGTGAAATTCTTAAGATTAGTTATGCCAATTGCAGAACAACATTAAGCAGAGCTAAAGAAAATTTAAGAAAAAAACTAAATGAGATATGA
- a CDS encoding glucose-1-phosphate adenylyltransferase, translated as MKTKKKNIIAIILGGGQGSRLFPLTASRSKPAVPIGGKYRLVDIPISNCINSDIYRMFVLTQFNSASLNAHIKNTYNFSIFSHSFVDILAAEQTPDNPTWFQGTADAVRQCMPHFLNHEFDYALILSGDQLYQMDFNEMIDAHIDAEADISIATLPVNDKDASEFGILKTDLKSYVESFIEKPSKELLPDWKSEVSNEMKSQGKEYLASMGIYIFNKKILIELMSNPNTKDFGKEVIPQAIGNKKILSYQYEGYWTDIGNIDSFFEANIGLTDDIPQFNLFDNENRIYTRPRLLSPSKFYKTMVEQSLVSEGCIIHSKEITKSVIGNRSLIGEDTVIQHSYVMGNDFYQHIDDINEDIKNNKPLIGIGERCFIYNAIVDKNCRIGNDVYIKGGKHLADTTNELYCIKGGIIVIRKGAVISDGFTIK; from the coding sequence ATGAAAACTAAAAAGAAAAATATAATAGCTATTATTTTAGGTGGTGGTCAAGGCTCAAGATTATTTCCTCTAACAGCCAGTAGGTCTAAGCCAGCTGTACCAATAGGAGGAAAGTACAGATTAGTAGATATCCCGATTTCAAATTGTATTAATTCCGATATATACAGGATGTTTGTACTGACACAATTTAATTCGGCATCCCTAAATGCTCATATTAAGAACACTTATAACTTTAGTATTTTTAGCCATTCATTCGTTGATATCCTAGCTGCTGAACAAACACCAGATAATCCAACCTGGTTTCAAGGAACAGCAGATGCAGTTAGACAATGTATGCCACACTTTTTAAACCATGAGTTTGATTATGCATTGATTCTTTCTGGAGATCAATTGTATCAAATGGATTTTAATGAAATGATCGATGCTCATATCGATGCTGAAGCCGATATTTCGATCGCTACTTTACCCGTAAACGATAAAGATGCTTCAGAGTTTGGTATTTTAAAAACGGATTTAAAAAGTTATGTTGAATCTTTTATAGAAAAACCAAGTAAAGAATTATTACCAGATTGGAAATCTGAGGTGAGTAATGAAATGAAAAGTCAGGGGAAAGAATATTTGGCTTCGATGGGAATTTATATTTTCAATAAAAAAATATTGATAGAATTGATGTCAAATCCAAACACAAAAGATTTTGGTAAAGAAGTTATTCCACAAGCCATTGGGAATAAAAAAATATTGAGCTATCAATACGAAGGCTATTGGACAGATATTGGTAATATCGATTCATTTTTTGAGGCTAATATAGGTTTGACTGACGATATACCACAATTCAATTTGTTTGATAATGAGAATAGAATCTACACAAGACCACGTTTGTTATCACCATCTAAGTTTTATAAAACAATGGTAGAGCAATCATTGGTATCTGAGGGATGTATTATTCATTCTAAAGAAATTACCAAATCTGTTATTGGAAACAGAAGCTTAATAGGAGAAGACACTGTTATTCAACATTCTTATGTAATGGGTAATGATTTTTATCAGCATATTGATGATATCAACGAGGATATAAAAAATAATAAACCATTGATTGGTATAGGAGAAAGATGCTTTATATATAATGCTATTGTAGATAAAAATTGTAGAATAGGAAATGATGTTTATATAAAAGGAGGTAAACATTTGGCTGATACTACAAATGAATTGTATTGCATCAAAGGAGGAATTATCGTTATTAGAAAAGGAGCTGTTATTTCAGATGGTTTTACTATTAAATAG
- a CDS encoding alpha-1,4-glucan--maltose-1-phosphate maltosyltransferase, producing MQNQTRIIIENVLPQLDCSSFAIKRIVGQKVVVTADVFSDGHDVLECCVKFKHESSNNWKEVRMTPTHNDEWIAEFKVEKQGFYTYCIEGWVDYALNWQHGIERKINDNQHVQSELLEGAEYVRAILDFVNASEKEYLNQLNHYFATESEYENAIREAKSHELIRIFKKYPVRLLANKSNELRVYVDRKKALFSTWYEFFPRSASAEKGKHGTFKDCEKLLPRVAAMGFDTLYFPPIHPIGEINRKGKNNATRSVSGDVGSPWGIGSHHGGHRSTHPELGSIDDFKQLVQKAQDLGIEVAMDYVLQVAPDHPYIKDFPQWFKWRPDGTVQYAENPPKKYQDVLPIYFETRDWKNLWKELLDVALFWIEECNIKIYRVDNTHTKPFYFWGWLISEIKKKHPDVLFLSEAFTRPKIMNELAKQGFSQSYTYFTWRNSKKELTEYVEELTQTELKEFYRPNFWPNTPDINPYALQSGNESVHLHKYFLAATLSSSVGIYGPVFEYMACTPLGHGKEEYLDSEKYQCYHWDWNKQNKLTSIISRINAIRKEQASLQQTSNIIFCETNNEQMIAYYKFDDDKQNETLMVVSLDAFHTGKAMVKLPVKEIGSQAINVSDLLTGNTYLWDKEWNYVELSHELPFHLFKIQR from the coding sequence ATGCAGAATCAAACTCGGATAATAATCGAAAATGTTTTGCCACAATTAGATTGTAGTAGTTTTGCAATTAAAAGAATTGTGGGACAGAAAGTAGTGGTTACTGCAGACGTATTTTCTGATGGGCATGACGTTTTGGAATGTTGTGTGAAATTCAAACATGAATCTTCTAATAATTGGAAAGAAGTTAGAATGACTCCCACTCATAATGACGAATGGATTGCAGAGTTTAAAGTCGAGAAACAAGGTTTTTACACCTATTGCATTGAAGGATGGGTAGATTATGCACTAAACTGGCAACATGGTATAGAACGTAAAATTAATGACAATCAGCATGTGCAATCTGAGTTGTTAGAGGGAGCTGAGTATGTTCGGGCGATTCTAGATTTTGTTAATGCTTCCGAGAAAGAATATCTGAATCAATTGAATCATTATTTTGCAACAGAATCTGAATATGAAAATGCGATAAGAGAAGCAAAATCTCATGAATTAATCCGAATATTCAAAAAATATCCAGTCCGATTATTAGCAAACAAATCCAATGAATTAAGAGTTTATGTAGATCGAAAAAAAGCATTATTTAGTACTTGGTATGAGTTTTTTCCTCGTTCTGCCTCAGCAGAAAAAGGAAAGCATGGTACTTTCAAAGATTGCGAAAAGCTATTGCCACGAGTTGCAGCAATGGGATTTGATACATTATATTTTCCGCCAATTCATCCAATAGGTGAAATAAATCGAAAAGGTAAAAATAATGCCACCAGATCAGTATCTGGAGATGTTGGTTCTCCCTGGGGAATTGGTTCTCATCATGGAGGACACAGATCGACTCATCCCGAGTTAGGTTCTATAGATGATTTTAAACAATTAGTACAAAAAGCGCAAGATTTAGGGATCGAAGTCGCTATGGATTATGTACTTCAAGTAGCCCCAGACCATCCTTATATAAAAGATTTTCCCCAATGGTTTAAATGGAGACCAGACGGAACGGTGCAATATGCCGAAAATCCTCCTAAAAAGTACCAAGATGTCCTACCCATATATTTTGAAACCAGAGACTGGAAAAATCTTTGGAAAGAACTACTGGATGTTGCTTTATTTTGGATTGAAGAATGCAATATCAAAATCTATAGAGTTGATAATACACACACAAAGCCTTTTTATTTTTGGGGTTGGCTGATTTCAGAAATTAAGAAGAAACATCCAGACGTTTTGTTCTTGTCAGAAGCTTTCACACGCCCAAAAATTATGAATGAATTGGCTAAACAAGGTTTTAGCCAATCGTATACTTATTTTACATGGAGAAATTCTAAAAAGGAATTAACAGAATATGTTGAGGAGCTAACTCAAACGGAATTAAAAGAATTTTATAGACCCAATTTTTGGCCTAACACGCCAGATATTAATCCTTATGCATTGCAAAGTGGGAATGAATCAGTGCATTTGCATAAATATTTCCTTGCAGCCACTTTAAGTTCTAGTGTTGGGATTTATGGACCTGTTTTCGAATATATGGCTTGTACACCATTAGGACATGGAAAAGAAGAATATTTAGATTCAGAAAAATACCAGTGTTACCATTGGGATTGGAACAAACAAAACAAGCTAACATCAATAATAAGTCGTATTAATGCGATAAGAAAAGAGCAAGCATCTTTGCAGCAAACCAGTAATATTATTTTTTGTGAGACTAATAATGAGCAAATGATAGCATATTACAAGTTTGATGATGATAAACAAAACGAGACATTGATGGTTGTAAGTTTAGATGCATTTCATACTGGTAAAGCGATGGTAAAATTACCTGTAAAAGAAATAGGAAGCCAAGCTATAAACGTTTCTGATTTGCTTACAGGAAATACGTATTTATGGGATAAAGAATGGAATTATGTAGAACTTTCACATGAATTACCTTTTCATTTATTTAAAATACAGAGATAA
- a CDS encoding head GIN domain-containing protein, translated as MKKSILLLALSILSFTINTNAQQSSGNKIKGNGKIITEKRTTAEYDGIYVSGFFDVVLVSGTEGAISIKGEENLLPHIKVEVEGNILKIYSEKNLHFSTKKNIVLTVPFEQISSVSLSGSGDIVSKNTIICPTFKAKLSGSGDLTLDVKTTDFETNLSGSGDVVLTGSSDNLVSKTSGSGDVDAINLITKKANLTISGSGDMKANCSESLFARVSGSGDITYKGNPKTKDTKVSGSGDISKI; from the coding sequence ATGAAAAAATCAATTCTATTATTAGCATTAAGTATTCTATCCTTTACAATAAATACAAATGCACAACAGTCATCTGGCAATAAAATAAAAGGAAACGGAAAAATAATTACCGAGAAGCGAACTACTGCAGAATATGACGGAATCTATGTTTCTGGCTTTTTTGATGTGGTTTTGGTTTCCGGAACAGAAGGAGCAATATCTATCAAAGGAGAAGAAAATTTACTTCCTCATATCAAAGTTGAAGTAGAAGGGAATATATTGAAAATTTATTCAGAGAAAAATCTCCATTTTAGCACTAAGAAAAATATCGTATTGACTGTACCTTTTGAACAAATAAGTTCTGTATCCCTTTCCGGATCAGGAGATATTGTATCTAAAAACACTATTATCTGTCCTACATTCAAAGCTAAATTATCAGGTTCTGGTGATTTGACATTAGATGTTAAGACAACTGATTTTGAAACCAATTTGAGTGGCTCTGGAGATGTTGTCTTAACTGGTAGTTCTGATAATTTAGTTTCTAAAACCTCAGGTTCAGGAGATGTAGACGCTATTAATTTGATAACAAAAAAAGCGAATCTGACGATTTCGGGTTCTGGTGATATGAAAGCAAACTGTAGTGAGAGTTTATTTGCCAGAGTTTCTGGTTCTGGTGATATAACTTACAAAGGTAATCCAAAGACTAAAGACACAAAAGTTAGTGGCTCTGGTGATATTTCCAAAATATAA